In Zygosaccharomyces rouxii strain CBS732 chromosome F complete sequence, a single window of DNA contains:
- the CCL1 gene encoding TFIIH complex kinase subunit CCL1 (similar to uniprot|P37366 Saccharomyces cerevisiae YPR025C CCL1 Cyclin associated with protein kinase Kin28p which is the TFIIH-associated carboxy-terminal domain (CTD) kinase involved in transcription initiation at RNA polymerase II promoters): MSDNPQSKNGAPAKPANYRRLTDDDLFRHSSQYRFWSFTPDQLKQKRIEVNAHAVVSVEEDLRKFIAEHRDNLSDEELRTIEERAVPVNMDEEVKLVNFYAKKVQAIAQRLNLPTEIVATAITFFRRFFLENSVLEIEPKTIVFTTIFLACKSENYFIGIDSFAAKTKGSKTEILKYEFKILENLKFCLMNHHPYKALHGFFLDIQVILHGKVDLKYMGQIYDRCKRRITNALLTDVVYYYAPPQITLAALMLEDEALTTRYLELKFHGNTETENPNQDANVSINFDKLISMINSCKDIIENAPPVPVEEAKAIMAKVLYSRNPQVLLNKLKRKNPSESPEDSPDKRPKT, from the coding sequence ATGTCAGATAATCCACAATCAAAGAATGGAGCCCCTGCGAAACCTGCTAATTACAGAAGATTgactgatgatgatttatTCAGACATTCGTCTCAATATAGATTTTGGTCATTCACTCCAGATCAGTTAAAACAAAAGAGAATCGAAGTAAATGCTCATGCCGTAGTATCAGTAGAAGAGGATCTACGTAAATTCATTGCAGAACATAGGGATAATTTgagtgatgaagaattgagaaCGATCGAAGAGAGGGCAGTGCCAGTTAAcatggatgaagaagttaaacTAGTGAACTTTTATGCAAAAAAAGTGCAGGCAATTGCCCAAAGATTGAACCTACCCACGGAGATTGTCGCAACGGCTATAACGTTCTTTAGAAGGTTTTTCCTTGAAAATTCTGTCTTGGAGATTGAACCCAAGACCATCGTATTCACAACTATATTTCTGGCATGTAAATCTGAAAACTACTTTATTGGCATTGATTCATTTGCTGCAAAGACAAAAGGTTCCAAAactgaaattttaaaatacGAATTTAAAATATTAGAAAATCTCAAATTCTGCTTAATGAATCACCATCCTTACAAGGCTCTACATGGATTTTTCCTCGATATTCAAGTTATCCTTCATGGTAAAGTTGATTTAAAATATATGGGTCAAATTTACGATAGATGTAAGAGAAGGATTACCAATGCATTACTCACAGATGTCGTTTATTATTATGCGCCACCACAAATAACTTTAGCGGCTCTCATgttggaagatgaagctcTAACGACGAGATATTTAGAATTAAAATTCCATGGTAATACAGAAACTGAAAACCCAAACCAAGACGCTAATGTTTCcataaattttgataaactGATATCCATGattaattcttgtaaagatattattgaaaacgCACCTCCAGTACCTGTGGAAGAGGCGAAGGCAATAATGGCTAAAGTACTTTACTCTCGAAATCCACAGGTACTACTGAATAAactgaagaggaagaatcCATCAGAGAGTCCTGAGGACTCACCTGACAAAAGACCCAAAACTTAA
- a CDS encoding M20 family metallopeptidase (similar to uniprot|P27614 Saccharomyces cerevisiae YJL172W CPS1 Vacuolar carboxypeptidase yscS expression is induced under low-nitrogen conditions): MIRLEESFGRELHSQSFWSRHKKLLFSLGVLGTLGSYQAITSAQNGASLIYGAEYQEPSCPKIEAVVPAFEKSVNLILNDDEYKKATIERLSGAIQIPTEIEDVYPSPKEDPDYFKYFYQFHDYLEKTFPLTYQHLKVEKVNEIGLLYTWEGSDSSLKPVIFMAHQDVVPVNRRTWDEWEYPPFSGYYDEETDYIWGRGASDCKNLLTAELEAVEQLIKDGYTPQRTVLVSFGFDEESSGTEGAQQLSQFIEQRYGEDSIHSIVDEGNGVDFIDDHLAMAAPVNAEKGYVDTLITINGHGGHSSVPPDHTTIGVAAQFIKELEAHSFKYQFEPDNPIYQLLTCTAEHSDTISPKLKRTILGASKSHAKKKELGKFLASHRSWRDLIRTTSAVDIITGGIKANALPEVTSFLVNHRIDIHSSVEETLDVDVYYAKKIAKKFGYGVSLNGEYLVPETELGTIEIIARDSLEPAPISPTSGPVWDLFAGTIQNVFENGVFADREDVEFYVATHLSSGNTDTRYYWNLTRYIYRFIASLVDSSTAGTTHSVNERIKADRHISAIAFVYQYIVNTGNVRD; encoded by the coding sequence ATGATTAGATTGGAGGAATCATTCGGTAGGGAACTCCATTCTCAAAGTTTTTGGTCTCGTCACAAGAAACTGTTGTTCTCCTTAGGTGTATTGGGTACTCTTGGTTCCTATCAAGCAATCACAAGTGCCCAAAATGGGGCATCTTTGATCTATGGTGCAGAATATCAAGAGCCAAGTTGTCCTAAGATTGAAGCAGTGGTGCCAGCGTTTGAAAAGTCTGTCAATTTGATTCTTAATGACGACGAATACAAGAAAGCAACTATTGAAAGGCTATCTGGCGCAATTCAAATTCCTACCGAAATTGAAGACGTCTATCCATCGCCAAAAGAAGATCCTGATTATTTCAAGTATTTCTATCAATTCCATGATTATTTGGAGAAGACTTTCCCCTTAACTTACCAACATTTGAAAGTTGAAAAAGTCAACGAAATTGGTCTTCTGTATACATGGGAGGGTTCTGACTCATCTTTAAAGCCTGTCATTTTCATGGCTCATCAAGATGTAGTCCCAGTCAATAGAAGAACCTGGGATGAATGGGAATATCCTCCTTTCTCTGGTTATTACGACGAAGAGACTGATTATATCTGGGGTAGAGGTGCCAGCGACTGTAAGAACTTGCTGACTGCAGAATTGGAAGCAGTTgaacaattgatcaaagatgGTTACACTCCACAGAGAACTGTTTTGGTTTCCTTTGGATTTGACGAAGAATCAAGTGGTACAGAGGGTGCACAACAACTAAGTCAATTTATTGAACAAAGATATGGTGAAGACAGCATTCACTCAATTGTAGATGAGGGTAATGGTGTAGATTTTATTGATGATCATCTTGCTATGGCTGCTCCAGTGAACGCTGAAAAAGGTTATGTGGACACTTTAATCACAATCAATGGACACGGTGGACATTCTTCGGTGCCCCCTGACCATACTACAATTGGAGTAGCAGctcaattcatcaaagaattggaggCACATAGTTTCAAGTACCAGTTTGAACCTGACAATCCGATCTACCAACTCTTAACCTGTACCGCCGAACATTCAGATACTATTTCAcctaaattgaaaagaaccATTTTGGGTGCATCCAAGTCCCATgcaaaaaagaaggaactTGGAAAGTTTTTAGCCTCCCATAGAAGTTGGCGTGATCTTATCAGAACTACTAGTGCCGTGGACATTATCACTGGAGGTATTAAAGCAAATGCACTTCCTGAGGTAACAAGTTTCCTCGTAAATCACAGAATTGATATTCACTCATCTGTTGAAGAGACTTTGGATGTCGATGTGTACTATGCTAAGAAGATCGCGAAGAAGTTTGGTTACGGAGTTTCATTAAACGGTGAATACTTGGTACCTGAAACGGAGTTGGGGACCATTGAAATTATTGCTCGTGACTCATTGGAGCCTGCGCCTATTTCACCAACTTCTGGTCCAGTTTGGGATTTGTTTGCGGGTACTATTCAAAACGTCTTTGAGAATGGTGTGTTTGCTGACAGGGAAGATGTTGAATTTTATGTCGCTACTCATCTATCCTCAGGTAACACTGATACCAGATACTATTGGAATTTGACCAGGTACATCTATAGGTTCATTGCTTCCCTGGTAGACAGCAGTACTGCTGGCACCACCCACTCGGTTAATGAAAGAATAAAGGCAGATAGACACATAAGTGCCATAGCGTTTGTCTACCAATATATTGTCAATACTGGTAATGTTAGGGACTAG
- the BNA4 gene encoding kynurenine 3-monooxygenase (similar to uniprot|P38169 Saccharomyces cerevisiae YBL098W BNA4 Kynurenine 3-mono oxygenase required for biosynthesis of nicotinic acid from tryptophan via kynurenine pathway) produces MVEQVIVVGAGLVGCLASLAFHKRGYQVSVYDYRLDPRDVSTQDKNLRSINLAISARGIESLKSVDEQIAQRVLRDVIPMKGRMIHDLQGEQESQIYGLFGECINSIDRAVLNNFLLDELDRCNIDVKFGYKLVKAKFGDQRQTCIFSQMGQDGVIETIECDFIVGCDGAFSSTRYQMQRAMRMDYSQEYIDCCYIELYIPKTEKFNEKFNGNFAIAPDHLHIWPRHNYMLIALANGDGSFTSTFFGPWSLVESLIESKEKTRKFLLENFPDAMQLMGIDEAVHKFINYPKGALMCVECNPYHVNGGKAIILGDAAHSMVPFYGQGMNCGFEDVKVLMELLDQSKGDRNIAFQRYSETRHKDLVAIIELAKNNYKEMSHDVTSTLFLIKKQLDGALGRLLKNKWLPLYTMVSFRADVPYHRAVEISNRQKVILNQLLGVMLTTGTILTALGLSRLGNWIKRWFQ; encoded by the coding sequence ATGGTTGAACAAGTTATTGTTGTAGGTGCTGGTCTGGTTGGATGTCTGGCATCATTAGCGTTCCATAAGAGAGGCTATCAAGTGTCAGTATATGACTATAGACTCGATCCCAGAGATGTGTCTACACAGgataaaaatttgagatCAATTAATTTAGCCATTTCTGCGAGGGGTATTGAATCCTTAAAGTCTGttgatgaacaaattgcCCAGAGGGTGCTCCGAGATGTGATCCCGATGAAAGGTAGAATGATTCACGACTTGCAAGGCGAACAAGAATCACAAATCTATGGATTGTTCGGAGAGTGCATAAATTCTATCGATCGTGCAGTtcttaacaattttttgctagatgaattggatcgTTGTAATATTGATGTTAAATTTGGTTATAAATTGGTAAAGGCTAAGTTTGGCGACCAAAGACAGACTTGTATATTCTCTCAAATGGGTCAAGATGGTGTTATTGAAACTATAGAATGTGATTTCATTGTTGGCTGCGATGGTGCATTTTCCTCTACGAGGTATCAAATGCAAAGGGCAATGAGAATGGATTATTCGCAAGAATATATCGATTGTTGTTATATCGAACTGTACATCCCCAAGACAGAAAAATTCAACGAAAAGTTTAATGGAAATTTTGCCATTGCACCTGATCATTTACATATCTGGCCTCGTCATAATTACATGCTTATCGCATTGGCAAACGGTGATGGCTCATTCACTTCCACTTTCTTTGGTCCTTGGTCGCTAGTAGAATCATTGATAGAaagcaaagaaaaaacaCGTAAGTTCCTATTGGAGAATTTTCCTGATGCCATGCAATTAATGggaattgatgaagctgtTCATAAATTCATTAATTACCCTAAGGGAGCCCTCATGTGTGTGGAATGTAATCCATACCACGTTAATGGTGGGAAAGCCATTATTCTTGGTGATGCTGCTCATTCGATGGTTCCATTCTACGGGCAAGGAATGAATTGTGGGtttgaagatgttaaaGTGTTAATGGAATTGTTGGATCAATCCAAGGGCGACCGTAACATAGCATTCCAACGTTACAGTGAGACCAGACATAAGGATTTGGTTGCTATCATCGAACTAGCCAAGAATAACTACAAGGAGATGTCTCATGACGTAACATCCACTTTATTTCTCATTAAGAAACAACTAGATGGTGCTCTTGGGCGTCTGCTAAAGAACAAATGGTTGCCATTGTACACTATGGTTTCGTTCAGAGCCGATGTTCCATACCACAGAGCAGTGGAAATTTCTAACCGCCAGAAAGTGATTTTAAACCAATTACTGGGTGTGATGCTTACTACAGGGACTATATTAACCGCCCTAGGACTCTCAAGACTCGGTAATTGGATTAAAAGGTGGTTTCAATAA
- the YME1 gene encoding i-AAA protease YME1 (similar to uniprot|P32795 Saccharomyces cerevisiae YPR024W YME1 Mitochondrial inner membrane protease of the AAA family responsible for degradation of unfolded or misfolded mitochondrial gene products mutation causes an elevated rate of mitochondrial turnover), whose translation MSLSRVLVPAALRLGPKMMPRAIALGSRLPRSTLLYSLRGPLSHGRFYGTDNKDRKDQTEKKTENESEQQKQNQLNKQQQQQQQQKEFKGPVSHAVLAAKEQEANKDLMNPDAQAAFYKLLLQSNYPQYVVSRFETPGIVSSPNCLELYMEALQRIGRHAEADTVRQTLLTASSAGAVNPSLASSSTSSPAYHGTFPSLYSPFHGTRKEPLHVVVTESTFTVVSRWVKWLVVLGLLTYGVSEAFKYISENTSLLKSSEVADKSVDVAKTNVKFDDVHGCDEARAELEEIVDFLKDPAKYESLGGTLPKGVLLTGPPGTGKTLLARATAGEAGVDFFFMSGSEFDEVYVGVGAKRVRELFSQARSRAPAIVFIDELDAIGGKRNPKDQAYAKQTLNQLLVELDGFSQSSGIIIIGATNFPESLDKALTRPGRFDKLVNVDLPDVRGRADILKHHMKKITLANDVDPTLIARGTPGLSGAELANLVNQAAVYACQKNAISVDMSHFEWAKDKILLGAERKTMVLTEASRRATAFHEAGHAIMAMYTPGATPLYKATILPRGGALGITFQLPEMDKVDITRRECLARLDVCMGGKIAEEVIYGKENTTSGCGSDLQSATGTARAMVTQYGMGENLGPVNLADKWDTWSDKIRDTADNEVLKLLRESEERTKKILKERSVELHRLAEGLITYETLDAKEMDRVCNGEELNKLKSSSNTVVEGPDSDERKDVGDDKPKRPALINA comes from the coding sequence atgAGCCTGTCAAGGGTATTAGTGCCCGCCGCTCTAAGGTTGGGCCCCAAAATGATGCCCAGGGCAATAGCCCTTGGATCCAGATTGCCAAGAAGTACGTTATTATATTCTTTAAGAGGGCCTCTGTCTCATGGCCGTTTCTATGGTACTGATAATAAAGATAGAAAGGACCAAACGGAAAAGAAGACTGAAAATGAATCAGAACAGCAAAAACAGAATCAGCTGAATaaacagcagcagcagcagcagcagcaaaaAGAGTTTAAAGGCCCAGTTTCGCATGCTGTGCTAGCTGCaaaggaacaagaagcCAACAAGGATTTGATGAACCCAGATGCTCAAGCTGCATTTTACAAACTTCTGTTACAGTCGAATTATCCACAATATGTTGTTTCCAGATTTGAAACTCCAGGGATAGtatcttcaccaaattgttTAGAACTTTACATGGAAGCCCTACAAAGGATAGGAAGACACGCCGAAGCTGATACCGTTAGACAAACTCTTTTAACGGCAAGCTCTGCGGGTGCAGTTAACCCATCATTGGCATCTTCGTCTACTTCGTCTCCTGCGTATCATGGTACTTTCCCCTCCTTGTATTCACCTTTTCATGGTACTCGTAAGGAGCCTCTACATGTGGTGGTTACAGAATCTACTTTCACCGTTGTTTCTAGATGGGTTAAATGGTTAGTGGTACTGGGTCTTCTAACATATGGTGTGTCCGAAGCTTTCAAATACATTTCTGAAAATACCTCTTTATTGAAATCATCTGAAGTGGCCGATAAGTCCGTAGATGTTGCCAAAACTAACGTTAAATTCGATGATGTTCACGGTTGTGATGAAGCTCGTGCTGAATTGGAAGAGattgttgattttttgaagGATCCTGCCAAGTACGAATCTTTAGGTGGTACTTTACCTAAGGGTGTTCTTTTAACAGGACCTCCAGGTACTGGTAAAACGCTTTTGGCAAGGGCTACCGCCGGTGAAGCTGGCGtagatttcttctttatgAGCGGATCAGAATTTGATGAGGTATACGTCGGTGTTGGTGCTAAGCGTGTTCGTGAGCTTTTCTCACAGGCACGTTCTAGAGCACCCGCCATTGTCTTCatcgatgaattggatgCTATTGGTGGTAAGCGTAACCCTAAGGATCAAGCATATGCTAAACAAActttgaatcaattgttaGTGGAATTAGATGGGTTCTCACAAAGCAGTGGTATCATTATCATTGGTGCTACCAACTTTCCTGAATCCTTGGATAAGGCATTGACTAGACCTGGTAGATTTGACAAATTGGTTAATGTAGATCTACCCGATGTTCGTGGTCGTGCTGACATCTTGAAACATCACATGAAGAAAATCACCTTGGCTAATGATGTTGATCCTACCCTTATCGCTCGTGGTACTCCCGGATTGTCAGGTGCCGAATTGGCCAATTTGGTCAATCAGGCTGCTGTTTATGCTTGTCAAAAGAATGCAATCTCTGTAGATATGTCGCATTTCGAATGGGCAAAGGACAAGATTCTGTTAGGTGCTGAAAGGAAGACTATGGTTTTAACCGAGGCTTCGAGAAGAGCTACGGCTTTTCATGAAGCTGGTCATGCTATCATGGCTATGTATACCCCAGGAGCTACACCATTGTACAAGGCTACCATCCTTCCTCGTGGTGGTGCGTTAGGTATAACGTTCCAACTGCCAGAGATGGACAAAGTGGACATCACTAGAAGAGAATGTTTGGCACGTTTGGATGTTTGCATGGGTGGTAAAATTGCTGAAGAAGTTATTTATGGTAAGGAAAATACGACGAGTGGTTGTGGTTCCGATTTGCAAAGTGCCACAGGTACCGCTAGAGCTATGGTGACGCAATACGGTATGGGTGAGAATCTCGGTCCTGTAAACTTAGCAGACAAATGGGATACGTGGTCTGACAAGATACGTGACACTGCTGATAATGAAGTTTTAAAACTGTTGAGAGAATCAGAAGAGagaacaaagaaaattttgaaagaaaggAGTGTTGAATTACACAGATTAGCAGAAGGGTTGATAACGTATGAGACATTAGATGCAAAGGAAATGGACAGAGTTTGCAATGGAGAAGAACTAAATAAGCTGAAGTCATCTTCCAATACAGTGGTTGAGGGGCCTGATAGTGACGAACGTAAGgatgttggtgatgataaaCCCAAGAGACCAGCTCTAATCAATGCATGA
- the BRN1 gene encoding condensin subunit BRN1 (similar to uniprot|P38170 Saccharomyces cerevisiae YBL097W BRN1 Essential protein required for chromosome condensation likely to function as an intrinsic component of the condensation machinery may influence multiple aspects of chromosome transmission and dynamics): MYVSLDPSKRKGREYTGGNTRTIHNNGNSQSRRLFSLVMSVRIRYDDNDIEEDQGLFTNRSTMMANFEEWIKMATDNKINSSNSWNFALIDYFHDLQVLRDAENNINFQKASATLDGCVKIYSSRVDSVTTETGKLLSGLAQSKEKKNKEKSSHEDEGEHGEADESQDGVHIDPLTGLPVSREVEVQSRRRNLNRVLETTLVDFEQIKLKELDQELNIDPIFKKALVDFDEGGAKSFLLNTLSVDSSCRVVFDTAIRDVTKEREEEQPIGSSEMEDQSVNDTTMVEDEILSLGMDFINFEQINNCEVSASIPQLRGVLEDIDKAKNFIEDVNNKFDNFLSEKEIQETVPDADFDDGPELDDGPEFDDVPDPFDEDLGQKDENWHKDVPEPGAPESLSTDADTGIGKVSEQDLMAYFDETLKRNWRGREHWKVRSFKRNLGGESKQQKTQTSTGTEQTDAETPPASCSAGQNNEDAPSTKKKTFEIDFFQLDDDLDKTVFSTHKRKNNIEMPQRLRTSDNHHLLPDDYHFSSDKITRLFIKPGQKMSLFKRKDPRAAEPTREEEEHPTLADEKFWAENYERNEQETTHESEVVQGEIENPFEDYDDNGVDFNQAFEEPEAPLPTPALLSTQDNKVNYARVSKKVDVRKLKDNLWRAVTSLQKESKLLNFTDIAREVGGNYSEEAQRELSTSFCFICLLHLANEHGLQIESSPSYEDLIIT; the protein is encoded by the coding sequence ATGTACGTAAGTTTAGATCCTAGTAAGCGTAAAGGAAGAGAATATACAGGTGGGAACACGAGAACTATTCATAATAATGGCAATAGTCAATCAAGAAGGTTATTTAGCTTGGTGATGAGTGTCAGAATACGatatgatgataatgatatAGAAGAGGACCAAGGTTTATTTACTAATAGATCCACGATGATGGCAAATTTCGAAGAGTGGATCAAAATGGCTACCGATAacaagatcaattcaagTAACAGTTGGAATTTTGCACTAATAGATTACTTTCATGATTTGCAAGTCCTCAGAGATGCTGAAAATAATATCAATTTCCAAAAGGCATCTGCTACATTAGATGGATGTGTTAAGATCTACTCATCGAGAGTTGATTCGGTGACAACAGAGACAGGTAAACTACTTAGTGGATTAGCTCAGAGtaaggagaagaagaacaaagaaaaaagcagtcatgaagatgaaggagAACATGGAGAAGCTGATGAGAGTCAAGATGGCGTTCACATCGATCCATTGACGGGATTACCAGTGTCAAGAGAAGTAGAGGTTCAAAgtcgaagaagaaatttgaacAGGGTTTTGGAAACGACTTTAGTGGACTTTGAACAAATTAAATTGAAGGAGTTAGATCAAGAACTGAATATCGATCccatttttaaaaaagCGCTCGTGGATTTCGACGAGGGCGGTGCCAAAAGCTTCCTTTTGAATACCTTAAGCGTGGATAGTTCTTGTAGAGTTGTATTTGACACCGCTATAAGAGATGTCACCAAAGAAcgagaagaagaacagcCGATTGGAAGCTCAGAAATGGAGGATCAATCTGTAAATGATACTACAATGgtagaagatgaaattttatcattggGTATGGATTTCataaattttgaacagATTAACAACTGTGAAGTATCAGCATCAATACCGCAACTGAGAGGTGTGTTAGAAGATATCGACAAGGCTAAAAATTTCATAGAAGATGTGAATAACAAATTTGACAATTTTCTCagtgaaaaagaaatacaAGAAACGGTCCCAGATGctgattttgatgatgGGCCAGAACTTGACGATGGGCCAGAATTTGACGATGTACCAgatccatttgatgaagatttgggTCAGAAGGATGAAAACTGGCATAAAGATGTACCTGAGCCCGGAGCACCAGAATCACTAAGTACAGATGCTGACACCGGTATAGGTAAAGTCTCTGAACAAGATCTAATGGCATATTTTGATGAGACTTTGAAACGGAATTGGAGAGGTAGAGAACACTGGAAAGTTCGCAGCTTTAAGCGCAACTTGGGAGGTGAATCGAAGCAACAAAAGACGCAGACGTCGACAGGAACAGAGCAAACGGATGCTGaaacaccaccagcatCATGTTCTGCAGGTCAAAACAATGAAGATGCTCCTTCGacgaaaaagaaaacctttgaaatagatttttttcagCTGGATGATGACCTAGATAAGACAGTTTTCAGTACTCACAAGCGTAAGAATAACATAGAAATGCCACAGCGTTTGCGGACAAGTGATAATCATCATTTGCTACCAGATGACTATCATTTCTCTAGTGATAAGATTACACGTCTTTTCATCAAGCCGGGTCAAAAGATGAGtttattcaaaagaaaagatccTAGAGCCGCCGAACCTACtagagaagaagaggaacatCCAACTCTAGCAGACGAAAAGTTTTGGGCTGAAAATTACGAAAGAAATGAACAAGAAACCACACATGAAAGTGAAGTAGTGCAAGGGGAGATAGAAAATCCCTTTGAAGATTATGACGATAATGGTGTAGATTTTAACCaagcatttgaagaaccAGAGGCTCCACTACCCACGCCGGCTTTACTGTCTACCCAGGACAATAAGGTAAATTATGCTCGTGTTTCGAAGAAAGTCGACGTTCGCAAGTTAAAAGATAATCTATGGAGAGCTGTTACCTCTCTACAAAAGGAAAGCAAACTCTTAAATTTCACAGATATAGCTCGTGAAGTTGGGGGAAATTACTCCGAAGAGGCTCAACGTGAATTATCCACTAGTTTTTGTTTCATATGCCTCTTGCATCTTGCCAATGAGCATGGATTGCAAATCGAAAGTTCACCATCATATGAAGATCTGATCATCACTTAG